The Glycine soja cultivar W05 chromosome 8, ASM419377v2, whole genome shotgun sequence genome has a window encoding:
- the LOC114421012 gene encoding FK506-binding protein 5-like — translation MGNRRFTQVATSEDEDEAPPPPPPPKQQSSVSAPEENRSKQQQRKRKRMKLQEEEEEEEEKEEEKKKKKRKIKDKQEERSNEEEEPPQEDAKPIGEPVRLSGKGRGRKKHYESFEYDGNQYMLEDPILLTPEDKDQKPYVAIIKDITQSLNGSMMVTGQWFYRPEEAERKGGGSWQSRDTRELFYSFHRDDVPAESVMHKCVVHFVPIHKQLPNRKQHPGFIVQKVYDTVERKLWKLTDKDYEDNKQQEIDELVQKTLKRLGELLDIEPEEPVADQEDLMKNKRILRKKSISPLDVSKEEETTRKGDQPLKPETPWSCINNASEHYRILVDFNVLTGDTHRDKCLEKLLQSVEFMFNSDDSIKREEKGNDNSDATNNGSNNKSLESVNECKDKVQKSSKPFVWPDDAVPAVVALEKASHDTLSSDYQKYNQKLRQLVFNLKNNAILARRLLNGELEPSKILNMTPNELKEGLTAEETTKKEPDESQHMQMTGARCRRCTEGKVGLRDIIHAGHGDRYQLECTGCGYSWFASRDEVSELTIDASDSKRSVGTAPWATAKFEDVEKKLVSPRESEKNDIFKKTSEAYMPVLDAQKSFGKYRKDETVQASKHAD, via the exons ATGGGAAATCGACGCTTCACTCAGGTCGCAACCAGCGAAGATGAGGACGAAGCACCgccgcctcctcctcctcccaaGCAGCAATCGTCGGTCAGTGCCCCCGAAGAGAACCGTTCGAAGCAGCAGCAGCGCAAGAGGAAGAGAATGAAGCttcaagaagaagaggaagaggaagaggagaaagaggaagagaagaagaagaagaagagaaagatcAAAGACAAGCAAGAAGAGAGATCGAACGAAGAAGAGGAACCGCCGCAGGAAGACGCAAAGCCCATTGGCGAACCGGTTAGGTTATCCGGAAAGGGAAGGGGCCGCAAAAAGCATTACGAATCCTTCGAGTACGACGGAAACCAATACATGCTG GAGGACCCTATACTTCTCACGCCTGAGGACAAAGATCAAAAGCCGTATGTGGCtattatcaag GACATTACGCAATCCCTAAATGGCAGCATGATGGTCACAGGACAGTGGTTTTATCGTCCCGAAGAAGCTGAAAGAAAAGGTGGTGGCAGCTGGCAATCACGTGACACAAGGGAGCTGTTTTATAGTTTCCACCGTGATGATGTTCCTGCAGAATCTGTTATGCATAAGTGTGTGGTGCATTTTGTTCCCATACACAAACAGCTTCCAAATCGTAAGCAGCATCCTGGGTTTATTGTGCAAAAGGTGTATGACACAGTAGAAAGGAAACTCTGGAAGCTTACTGATAAGGATTATGAGGACAATAAACAGCAAGAAATTGATGAGCTTGTTCAGAAAACTCTTAAACGTTTGGGCGAACTACTTGACATTGAGCCCGAAGAACCTGTTGCTGATCAGGAAGAtctgatgaaaaataaaagaatcttAAGGAAAAAGAGCATTTCACCTCTTGATGTTTCGAAGGAGGAGGAAACAACTCGTAAGGGGGACCAACCTTTGAAACCCGAAACACCATGGAGTTGTATAAATAATGCCTCAGAACATTATCGCATATTAGTAGATTTCAATGTTCTAACAGGAGATACTCATCGTGACAAATGTTTGGAGAAGTTGCTTCAAAGTGTTGAATTCATGTTTAATTCTGATGACAGCATAAAGAGGGAAGAGAAAGGAAATGACAATTCTGATGCAACCAACAATGGAAGCAATAACAAAAGTTTAGAATCTGTTAATGAATGTAAAGACAAGGTTCAAAAG AGTTCAAAGCCTTTTGTTTGGCCAGATGATGCTGTTCCAGCTGTAGTTGCTCTGGAAAAAGCTTCACATGATACCTTATCATCGGATTATCAGAAGTATAACCAAAAGCTACGGCAATTAGTATTTAATCTCAAG aacAATGCAATCCTAGCACGCCGCCTACTAAATGGAGAGTTGGAACCTTCTAAAATATTGAATATGACACCCAATGAGTTGAAG GAGGGTTTGACTGCAGAGGAAACAACCAAGAAGGAGCCTGATGAGTCACAACACATGCAg ATGACGGGTGCCCGATGCCGCAGATGCACAGAGGGTAAGGTGGGCTTGAGGGATATTATCCACGCCGGACATGGTGATCGGTATCAG CTGGAATGTACTGGCTGTGGTTATTCCTGGTTTGCCTCCCGTGATGAGGTGTCTGAGCTGACTATAGATGCATCAGATTCAAAAAGAAGCGTAGGCACAGCGCCATGGGCCACTGCAAAATTTGAAGATGTTGAGAAGAAGCTGGTGAGTCCCCGCGAATCTGAAAAGAATGACATCTTTAAGAAAACAAGTGAAGCATATATGCCAGTTTTGGATGCCCAGAAATCATTTGGCAAATATAGGAAAGATGAAACCGTCCAAGCTTCAAAGCACGCTGACTAG
- the LOC114422091 gene encoding uncharacterized protein LOC114422091 gives MGQELELDLDDKSSVGLSPNTVLPPHQYCVNVKKRSKKGKPTGKDDSFTLKEGFAEIKFARFRSSSCKSHLSRPHGLEGNIETRRSSMYQSSEEVKSINKMGTMVEGRKKIEISRRSDTSFAGSIVDSLCGSDDEASGLRSSEITRSRTCKVPDSPNSFIEICINSDVKKKKNSTTVQGRDSINLKPRSDKVSDSVINGNCRVEKDTVHSLLKSLSAKARVSHVPSPLGSDCSSRVSPKVQVTHCRKRLNHFTKSKSLRSPVSKILENSEIKSNETANIARHRTYQKSLLNDLSNTRKHSDIISEFISREIQYSGIGSSPVHLHGNLKLENKNGVPFFEFKVKCPKDVFVAKTWRTGNAFNWVYTFHSIDNRKKSNVNGLGSHDFDKDPSIVAQMLVSCNLCSELEDKEFDNSMVTEFVLYDFTQSRQSVSCEKKSLSELDGSKTPKAFHVGSKEETLGLHENRAVKNKLQDKPLSSNVEFDDLNFYPYLSTECYSNLENAVIVLQIPFSKRESLKYKRGDRISAKEYSNRSDLSAVKDRKSLHRHQIQEQVKVVIPTGNHGLPNAESHGPSSLLDRLRHGGGCDCGGWDMACPLILLGNPTIQFAEDCPLMEEHQPLELFVQGAKGSSPTFSMTRIEEGHYAVDFHAQLSTLQTFSICVAILHGTSAFSSASHEKNQQLSQCSSLKMLLEEDVDFFFKSVTTEKKTVCKNQKGIPRSYVLNPPFSPIARV, from the exons ATGGGACAAGAGTTGGAGCTGGATCTTGATGACAAGTCTTCAGTGGGTTTGAGTCCCAATACTGTACTTCCACCTCATCAATACTGTGTGAATGTGAAGAAGAGATCTAAAAAGGGGAAGCCCACTGGGAAAGATGATTCTTTTACTCTCAAGGAGGGCTTCGCTGAGATCAAATTTGCTCGCTTCCGCAGTTCTTCGTGTAAGAGCCATCTCTCTAGACCTCATGGATTGGAAGGTAATATAGAAACCAGGCGCAGTTCCATGTACCAGAGTTCAGAGGAAGtgaaaagtataaataaaatggGAACCATGGTAGagggaaggaaaaaaatagaaatttcaaGGAGGAGTGACACCTCTTTCGCAGGCAGCATTGTTGATTCTTTATGCGGTTCAGATGATGAAGCTTCTGGGCTGAGATCATCAGAGATTACCAGGTCCAGGACTTGCAAGGTGCCAGACTCTCCAAATAGCTTTATTGAAATCTGCATAAATTcagatgttaaaaaaaaaaagaactctaCCACAGTACAAGGGAGAGACTCTATAAATTTGAAGCCCAGAAGTGATAAAGTTTCTGATTCTGTAATTAATGGCAATTGTCGTGTTGAAAAGGACACAGTCCACTCGCTGCTAAAATCACTCTCAGCTAAGGCGAGGGTCTCTCACGTGCCATCTCCATTAGGAAGTGATTGTTCATCAAGAGTAAGTCCAAAAGTCCAAGTCACTCATTGCAGGAAAAGGTTGAATCATTTCACAAAGTCAAAATCATTGAGAAGTCCAGTGAGTAAGATACTGGAAAATAGTGAGATCAAATCAAATGAGACTGCAAACATTGCAAGACATAGGACATATCAAAAGTCATTGCTAAATGACTTATCCAACACAAGAAAGCATTCTGACATTATTTCTGAGTTTATCAGCAGAGAAATCCAGTATTCAGGTATAGGTTCTTCACCAGTTCACCTGCATGGCAATCTcaaattggaaaataaaaatggagtGCCGTTTTTTGAGTTCAAGGTGAAGTGCcccaaagatgtgtttgtggcCAAGACATGGAGAACAGGTAATGCTTTCAACTGGGTGTATACCTTTCACTCAATTGATAATAGAAAGAAGAGCAATGTCAATGGGTTGGGATCCCATGATTTTGATAAAGATCCCTCAATAGTAGCACAGATGCTAGTTTCCTGTAATTTATGTTCTGAACTAGAAGACAAAGAATTTGACAACTCTATGGTGACAGAATTTGTGTTGTATGATTTTACACAATCAAGGCAGAGTGTTTCGTGCGAAAAAAAGTCTTTGAGTGAACTAGATGGTTCCAAAACTCCGAAAGCTTTCCATGTTGGATCGAAGGAGGAAACTTTGGGGCTGCATGAGAACCGTGCGGTTAAAAATAAACTTCAAGACAAACCTCTATCAAGCAATGTTGAATTtgatgatttaaatttttatccttACTTGTCCACGGAATGCtattcaaaccttgaaaatgcTGTCATTGTCTTGCAAATTCCATTTTCTAAGAGAGAAAGCTTGAAGTACAAAAGAGGAGATAGAATAAGTGCTAAAGAATATTCCAACAGAAGTGATCTCTCTGCAGTGAAAGATAGAAAGAGTCTTCATCGCCACCAAATCCAGGAACAGGTAAAGGTGGTAATACCAACTGGCAATCATGGTTTGCCAAATGCTGAAAGCCATGGTCCCTCGTCATTACTTGATCGACTGAGGCACGGTGGAGGTTGTGACTGTGGTGGCTGGGACATGGCCTGTCCCCTTATTCTTTTAGGCAATCCTACTATTCAATTTGCTGAAGACTGCCCACTCATGGAGGAACATCAGCCATTGGAACTTTTTGTTCAG GGAGCAAAAGGAAGCAGTCCTACCTTCAGCATGACAAGAATTGAAGAGGGGCATTATGCTGTTGATTTTCATGCACAATTATCCACATTACAAACATTCTCCATCTGTGTTGCCATTTTGCATGGAACTTCTGCCTTCAGCAGTGCAAGTCACGAGAAAAACCAACAGTTATCTCAGTGCAGTTCACTGAAAATGCTTCTTGAGGAGGatgttgatttctttttcaaatcagTCACAACTGAGAAGAAGACTGTTTGCAAGAATCAAAAAGGAATTCCTCGATCCTATGTGCTGAACCCGCCTTTTTCTCCTATTGCACGTGTATAA
- the LOC114422907 gene encoding uncharacterized protein LOC114422907 isoform X1, with translation MSGCKKSPKNDQQSIKYWRIQHGGASSEADLSCVDYSQSLSTNENKQCHGSSQPKSPQILSTAQLISAIGQIWDSASRPLSVLLPKDNVNQDDKGFQKEKILDSVDEKKNDLVYASSDIKYYPVTKGGGAKIVQGKLDFPKVMQKISVLDSSNDSQDYIHSLFQRCLQASDKNTNQDWKEMELRREEMSCISGNVFWWVGRNITKALNCQVNATRPENLETNAPVAGGNISVDTSTPTLANESDVCSPNSITHETQSLSNAAILNSRIVSPLCSDYFLQAVPDTKADAGACQILYSSICADYHIYSLASYNSASDQCQHEIDDNESQEIQRKHFLDITDDKPKVQIAATHLKPCNSQAKQEHAFSGALAGVCVSLCLHPVDTIKTVIQACRAEHRSIFYIGKSIVSDRGLLGLYRGITTNIACSAPISAVYTFSYESVKAALLPHLPKEYCSFAHCVGGGCASIATSFIFTPSERIKQQMQVGSHYRNCWDVLVGIIRNGGFSSLYAGWRAVLFRNVPHSIIKFYTYESLKQVMPSSIQPNSFKTVVCGGLAGSTAALFTTPFDVIKTRLQTQIPGSANQYDSVLHALYKISKSEGLKGLYRGLIPRLIMYMSQGSLFFASYEFFKRTFSLEAPYPTDLCIQDNDGNAEE, from the exons ATGTCTGGATGCAAGAAATCACCAAAAAATGATCaacaatcaatcaaatattGGCGGATTCAACACGGAGGGGCATCCTCTGAGGCTGATCTTTCTTGTGTAGATTATTCGCAATCTCTTTCCACCAATGAGAACAAGCAATGCCATGGAAGTTCTCAACCAAAGTCCCCTCAGATACTGAGCACAGCTCAGCTCATCTCAGCTATAGGCCAGATATGGGATTCTGCCAGTCGCCCGCTTTCGGTTTTACTCCCAAAGGATAATGTGAATCAGGATGATAAAGGATTCCAGAAAGAAAAAATTCTGGATAGCgttgatgagaaaaaaaatgacttgGTATATGCGTCAAGTGACATTAAGTACTATCCTGTTACCAAGGGTGGTGGTGCAAAGATTGTGCAGGGAAAATTGGATTTCCCTAAGGTAATGCAGAAGATATCAGTACTTGACTCTTCTAATGACAGTCAAGATTATATTCATTCTTTATTTCAGAGGTGTTTGCAGGCTagtgataaaaatacaaatcaagATTGGAAAGAAATGGAACTTAGGAGGGAGGAAATGTCTTGTATATCAGGAAATGTATTTTGGTGGGTAGGTAGGAATATTACTAAGGCGCTAAATTGTCAAGTGAATGCTACCCGACCTGAGAACCTGGAAACTAATGCTCCAGTTGCTGGGGGTAACATTTCAGTAGACACAAGCACCCCCACATTGGCTAATGAGAGTGATGTGTGTAGTCCTAATTCAATCACACATGAAACTCAATCATTATCTAATGCTGCAATTCTGAACTCAAGAATAGTTAGCCCTCTTTGTTCAGACTATTTTCTTCAAGCTGTGCCTGATACTAAGGCAGACGCTGGTGCTTGTCAGATCCTTTATTCTAGTATCTGTGCGGACTATCATATTTACTCTCTAGCTTCATATAATAGTGCGTCTGATCAGTGCCAACATGAGATTGATGATAATGAATCTCAGGAAATCCAAAGAAAGCATTTCTTGGATATAACTGATGATAAACCTAAGGTTCAGATCGCTGCAACCCACCTAAAACCTTGTAATTCCCAAGCCAAACAAGAACATGCTTTTTCTGGGGCGTTAGCTGGTGTATGTGTCAGCCTTTGTCTGCATCCTGTTGACACAATTAAAACAGTCATTCAAGCATGCCGTGCTGAACACAGGTCCATCTTTTACATTGGGAAGTCAATTGTTTCTGATAGAG GTTTGCTTGGACTGTATCGTGGAATTACCACAAACATTGCATGTTCAGCTCCAATTTCTGCAGTTTATACTTTCTCCTATGAATCAGTTAAGGCAGCTTTGCTTCCTCATCTTCCAAAG GAGTATTGTTCTTTTGCCCATTGCGTGGGAGGTGGTTGTGCAAGCATTGCCACCTCTTTCATTTTTACTCCCAGTGAGCGAATAAAGCAGCAGATGCAAGTTGGTTCTCATTATCGCAACTGCTG GGATGTATTGGTTGGAATTATCAGAAATGGTGGTTTTTCCTCCCTATATGCAGGTTGGAGAGCTGTACTATTCCGGAATGTTCCACATTCAATTATCAAG TTTTACACATATGAAAGCTTGAAGCAAGTGATGCCATCTAGTATTCAACCCAACTCGTTTAAGACT GTAGTGTGTGGAGGATTAGCTGGATCTACGGCTGCTTTATTCACGACTCCTTTTGATGTGATCAAGACTAGATTACAGACACAG ATTCCTGGGTCTGCAAATCAATATGATAGTGTGCTCCATGCCCTTTACAAAATTAGTAAGAGTGAAGGATTGAAGGGCCTGTACAG GGGGTTGATTCCGAGGTTGATTATGTACATGTCTCAAGGATCACTGTTCTTTGCTTCATATGAATTTTTCAAGAGGACATTTTCTCTGGAAGCACCATATCCCACTGATTTATGCATTCAGGACAATGATGGGAATGCTGAAGAGTGA
- the LOC114422907 gene encoding uncharacterized protein LOC114422907 isoform X2 → MSGCKKSPKNDQQSIKYWRIQHGGASSEADLSCVDYSQSLSTNENKQCHGSSQPKSPQILSTAQLISAIGQIWDSASRPLSVLLPKDNVNQDDKGFQKEKILDSVDEKKNDLVYASSDIKYYPVTKGGGAKIVQGKLDFPKVMQKISVLDSSNDSQDYIHSLFQRCLQASDKNTNQDWKEMELRREEMSCISGNVFWWVGRNITKALNCQVNATRPENLETNAPVAGGNISVDTSTPTLANESDVCSPNSITHETQSLSNAAILNSRIVSPLCSDYFLQAVPDTKADAGACQILYSSICADYHIYSLASYNSASDQCQHEIDDNESQEIQRKHFLDITDDKPKVQIAATHLKPCNSQAKQEHAFSGALAGVCVSLCLHPVDTIKTVIQACRAEHRSIFYIGKSIVSDRGLLGLYRGITTNIACSAPISAVYTFSYESVKAALLPHLPKEYCSFAHCVGGGCASIATSFIFTPSERIKQQMQVGSHYRNCWDVLVGIIRNGGFSSLYAGWRAVLFRNVPHSIIKFYTYESLKQVMPSSIQPNSFKTVS, encoded by the exons ATGTCTGGATGCAAGAAATCACCAAAAAATGATCaacaatcaatcaaatattGGCGGATTCAACACGGAGGGGCATCCTCTGAGGCTGATCTTTCTTGTGTAGATTATTCGCAATCTCTTTCCACCAATGAGAACAAGCAATGCCATGGAAGTTCTCAACCAAAGTCCCCTCAGATACTGAGCACAGCTCAGCTCATCTCAGCTATAGGCCAGATATGGGATTCTGCCAGTCGCCCGCTTTCGGTTTTACTCCCAAAGGATAATGTGAATCAGGATGATAAAGGATTCCAGAAAGAAAAAATTCTGGATAGCgttgatgagaaaaaaaatgacttgGTATATGCGTCAAGTGACATTAAGTACTATCCTGTTACCAAGGGTGGTGGTGCAAAGATTGTGCAGGGAAAATTGGATTTCCCTAAGGTAATGCAGAAGATATCAGTACTTGACTCTTCTAATGACAGTCAAGATTATATTCATTCTTTATTTCAGAGGTGTTTGCAGGCTagtgataaaaatacaaatcaagATTGGAAAGAAATGGAACTTAGGAGGGAGGAAATGTCTTGTATATCAGGAAATGTATTTTGGTGGGTAGGTAGGAATATTACTAAGGCGCTAAATTGTCAAGTGAATGCTACCCGACCTGAGAACCTGGAAACTAATGCTCCAGTTGCTGGGGGTAACATTTCAGTAGACACAAGCACCCCCACATTGGCTAATGAGAGTGATGTGTGTAGTCCTAATTCAATCACACATGAAACTCAATCATTATCTAATGCTGCAATTCTGAACTCAAGAATAGTTAGCCCTCTTTGTTCAGACTATTTTCTTCAAGCTGTGCCTGATACTAAGGCAGACGCTGGTGCTTGTCAGATCCTTTATTCTAGTATCTGTGCGGACTATCATATTTACTCTCTAGCTTCATATAATAGTGCGTCTGATCAGTGCCAACATGAGATTGATGATAATGAATCTCAGGAAATCCAAAGAAAGCATTTCTTGGATATAACTGATGATAAACCTAAGGTTCAGATCGCTGCAACCCACCTAAAACCTTGTAATTCCCAAGCCAAACAAGAACATGCTTTTTCTGGGGCGTTAGCTGGTGTATGTGTCAGCCTTTGTCTGCATCCTGTTGACACAATTAAAACAGTCATTCAAGCATGCCGTGCTGAACACAGGTCCATCTTTTACATTGGGAAGTCAATTGTTTCTGATAGAG GTTTGCTTGGACTGTATCGTGGAATTACCACAAACATTGCATGTTCAGCTCCAATTTCTGCAGTTTATACTTTCTCCTATGAATCAGTTAAGGCAGCTTTGCTTCCTCATCTTCCAAAG GAGTATTGTTCTTTTGCCCATTGCGTGGGAGGTGGTTGTGCAAGCATTGCCACCTCTTTCATTTTTACTCCCAGTGAGCGAATAAAGCAGCAGATGCAAGTTGGTTCTCATTATCGCAACTGCTG GGATGTATTGGTTGGAATTATCAGAAATGGTGGTTTTTCCTCCCTATATGCAGGTTGGAGAGCTGTACTATTCCGGAATGTTCCACATTCAATTATCAAG TTTTACACATATGAAAGCTTGAAGCAAGTGATGCCATCTAGTATTCAACCCAACTCGTTTAAGACTGTGAGTTAA